A genomic window from Candidatus Paceibacter sp. includes:
- a CDS encoding GNAT family N-acetyltransferase, with protein MSDAHRFFVWMSDTSVNKYTTRKSLTLKEEREWIKNLPKRKNDKIFAIDTIDKVHVGSVGLHHIKKQDKNAVLGIFIGDKNYWDKGYGRDAITTLLNYSFNKLKLHRVELSVYDYNKRAVNLYKKLGFKTEGKKREHVFYKGKFARYPKFKTLIP; from the coding sequence ATGAGTGATGCTCATAGATTTTTCGTATGGATGTCCGATACAAGCGTCAATAAATATACAACGAGGAAAAGCCTGACATTAAAAGAAGAAAGAGAGTGGATCAAGAATCTTCCAAAAAGAAAAAATGACAAAATATTCGCAATAGACACGATAGACAAAGTACACGTCGGCAGCGTGGGTTTGCATCATATTAAGAAGCAAGACAAAAACGCCGTTCTCGGTATTTTTATCGGGGATAAAAATTATTGGGACAAAGGATACGGCAGGGATGCAATCACAACTTTGCTCAATTACTCTTTTAACAAATTAAAACTTCATCGGGTAGAATTGTCTGTTTATGATTACAACAAAAGAGCGGTAAATTTATACAAAAAATTGGGCTTCAAAACGGAAGGAAAAAAGAGAGAGCATGTTTTTTACAAAGGAAAGTTTGCCAGGTACCCCAAATTTAAGACACTGATTCCATGA